A window of Polaribacter litorisediminis contains these coding sequences:
- a CDS encoding STM3941 family protein, with protein MNKKIEISISKKKVLLNILGSIGFVALGIWMVVSEKESESNQILGILAIIFFGFTLIIGIKKLFEKNSGLIIDSKGITDYTNSNSIGLIEWEDIIDIRIIEIMSIKFILVDLENSEKYIKKAKNSLQSKLMRKNLKDYGSPITLTTTNLNCSFKKLEKLIMNEFERNNNFG; from the coding sequence ATGAATAAAAAAATTGAAATTTCAATAAGTAAAAAGAAAGTATTATTAAATATTCTTGGTTCAATTGGGTTTGTAGCTTTAGGAATATGGATGGTAGTTTCTGAAAAAGAATCTGAATCTAATCAGATTTTAGGAATCTTAGCCATAATTTTTTTTGGTTTCACTTTAATAATTGGAATAAAAAAATTATTTGAAAAAAATTCTGGATTAATTATTGATTCAAAAGGAATAACCGACTATACTAACTCTAATAGTATTGGATTAATTGAATGGGAAGATATTATTGACATCAGAATTATTGAAATAATGTCTATCAAATTTATATTAGTTGACTTGGAAAACTCTGAAAAATATATCAAAAAAGCGAAAAATTCTCTTCAATCGAAACTTATGAGAAAGAATTTGAAAGATTATGGTTCACCAATTACATTAACGACAACAAATCTAAATTGTAGTTTTAAGAAATTGGAAAAACTAATTATGAATGAATTTGAACGAAACAATAACTTTGGGTAA
- a CDS encoding IS1182 family transposase: MEYLQGELRGQTVLFKTCIDDMVPEDNTVRLIDQFVDSLNLEEMGFNVLASKGRPPYNPADLLKLYIYGYMNRMRSSRVLEKECRRNIEVIWLMKTLKPDHNTIARFRKDNPKAIKRVFRFSVELAKNFNLIGGVLIAGDSTKLRAQNSKKNNYNKKKIKRHLDYIDKKLEEHNADLSKADGDKKEEIEKQINKHKNQRQKYEALQKELEKDKTTENPQISTSDPESKHQIVRGSITEVCYTAQTTVDAEHKLLIDYKITNKNDKKAMGDMLKRAKDILKSNEFTALYDKGYHTGSEFHTADQLGIKTLVAIPAIGRKSQAPNPDYNAEYFVYNKEEDTYTCPEGHTLKSNGSHYKGRNYTFKQYKTKTCKSCPVREQCTTSKANGKVIQRSQYTEHIENNAKRIKESGNLYKKRQALVEHPYGTIKRGWGFDHIMTKKGIIRASADFGLIALVYNLKRIMNIVSFKDLSDNFKKVIEALLSGIFSILKPYNAVIIKI, translated from the coding sequence ATGGAATATTTACAAGGAGAACTCAGAGGACAAACTGTACTTTTTAAAACTTGCATAGACGATATGGTACCAGAAGATAATACTGTACGTCTAATAGATCAGTTTGTCGATTCATTAAACCTAGAAGAAATGGGGTTTAATGTTCTAGCATCTAAAGGCAGACCGCCTTATAATCCCGCAGATTTACTGAAACTTTATATCTATGGTTATATGAACCGGATGAGAAGTTCTAGAGTGTTAGAAAAGGAATGTCGACGTAATATTGAGGTTATATGGTTAATGAAAACCTTAAAACCAGACCACAATACCATTGCCCGCTTTAGAAAAGATAATCCTAAAGCTATAAAACGTGTATTTAGATTTAGTGTTGAGTTGGCCAAGAACTTTAATTTAATTGGCGGTGTTTTGATAGCTGGTGATAGCACGAAGCTCAGAGCACAGAATAGCAAGAAAAACAACTACAATAAAAAGAAGATAAAACGTCATTTGGATTATATCGACAAGAAGTTAGAAGAGCATAATGCAGATCTTTCCAAAGCTGATGGTGATAAGAAAGAAGAAATAGAAAAGCAAATTAATAAGCATAAGAATCAACGCCAGAAATATGAGGCTCTTCAAAAAGAACTAGAAAAAGACAAAACTACAGAGAATCCTCAAATTTCAACCAGTGACCCAGAAAGTAAACATCAAATTGTAAGAGGATCAATAACAGAAGTATGCTATACTGCCCAAACTACAGTAGATGCAGAACACAAGTTACTAATTGACTATAAAATCACCAATAAGAATGACAAAAAAGCCATGGGTGATATGCTCAAGCGAGCTAAAGATATTTTAAAATCTAATGAGTTTACTGCGCTCTATGATAAAGGTTACCATACAGGAAGCGAATTCCACACAGCAGATCAACTTGGTATAAAGACTCTAGTAGCGATTCCAGCAATAGGCAGAAAAAGTCAAGCGCCAAATCCAGATTATAATGCAGAATATTTTGTTTACAACAAAGAAGAAGATACTTATACTTGTCCAGAAGGTCATACTTTAAAAAGCAATGGATCACATTATAAAGGTAGAAATTACACCTTTAAACAATACAAAACCAAAACTTGTAAAAGCTGTCCAGTTAGAGAGCAATGCACTACTTCAAAAGCTAACGGAAAGGTTATTCAACGTAGTCAATATACAGAGCATATAGAAAACAATGCCAAACGTATAAAAGAAAGTGGAAACCTTTATAAAAAAAGACAGGCTTTGGTAGAACACCCCTATGGAACGATAAAGCGTGGTTGGGGTTTTGATCACATCATGACCAAAAAAGGTATTATAAGAGCTAGTGCAGACTTTGGATTGATAGCTTTAGTTTATAATCTAAAACGAATTATGAATATAGTCAGTTTTAAGGACTTATCGGATAACTTTAAAAAGGTAATAGAGGCTTTATTATCGGGTATTTTTAGCATATTAAAGCCATATAATGCTGTTATAATAAAAATTTAA
- a CDS encoding SRPBCC family protein → MPRIELQTEIKADRNIVFDLSRSIDLHKISTEQTNEEAIAGKTSGLIGMNESVTWRAKHFGIYQKLTSKITEYDRPNYFADEMVKGAFAKFKHEHHFSESNGGTLMTDFFDYKSPFGILGKLADKLFLKKYMTELLIERNRIVKEFAESEKWKEIINE, encoded by the coding sequence ATGCCGAGAATCGAACTTCAAACTGAAATAAAAGCCGACAGAAATATCGTGTTTGACTTGTCGCGAAGTATCGATTTGCACAAAATATCGACTGAACAAACTAATGAAGAAGCAATCGCTGGAAAAACAAGCGGATTAATTGGAATGAATGAAAGTGTAACTTGGAGAGCTAAACACTTTGGAATCTATCAAAAACTGACTTCCAAAATAACGGAATATGACAGACCGAATTACTTTGCGGACGAAATGGTTAAAGGAGCGTTTGCGAAATTTAAGCACGAACATCACTTTTCGGAATCGAATGGCGGAACCTTGATGACTGACTTTTTTGACTACAAATCGCCTTTTGGAATTTTAGGAAAGTTAGCTGACAAGCTCTTTCTGAAAAAGTATATGACCGAATTACTAATTGAAAGAAACCGAATTGTAAAAGAGTTTGCGGAGTCTGAAAAATGGAAAGAAATTATAAATGAATAA
- a CDS encoding DUF6843 domain-containing protein, translating into MKGKIGIVIIILSFLISLNPYWLIFGIPLFVIGIIILLLSQKPIKTKLIWILMPIILWYPFMNLFFYLMGTIGTATAQKLDLIFPENFKGKAIVISEMPCGEEIEIIDNREQLRIPENGILLYKGNLKSGYINNRYFKIDKKGKKTEIPTRANYMYFDDSENKPDESVEGIWLSGGGTKYNPNPNGGINYSYREFLISSKDSLEKWNDFKSSRKLERITDSLVEKCKNKN; encoded by the coding sequence ATGAAAGGAAAAATTGGAATTGTAATTATTATTTTGTCTTTTCTAATTTCATTAAATCCTTATTGGCTGATTTTTGGAATACCTCTTTTTGTAATAGGAATTATAATATTATTACTTTCTCAAAAACCTATTAAAACAAAATTAATTTGGATTTTAATGCCAATAATTCTTTGGTATCCATTTATGAATTTGTTTTTCTATTTAATGGGAACAATTGGAACAGCTACAGCTCAAAAACTTGATTTAATATTCCCTGAAAACTTTAAAGGAAAAGCAATTGTAATATCTGAAATGCCTTGTGGAGAAGAAATTGAAATTATTGATAACCGAGAACAATTGCGAATTCCAGAAAACGGAATTTTACTCTATAAAGGAAATTTAAAAAGCGGATATATAAATAATCGATATTTTAAAATTGACAAAAAAGGAAAAAAGACAGAAATACCAACTCGTGCGAATTATATGTACTTTGACGATTCAGAAAATAAACCTGACGAAAGTGTTGAAGGAATTTGGTTAAGTGGTGGTGGAACAAAATATAATCCAAATCCAAATGGCGGAATTAATTACTCATACAGAGAATTTTTAATAAGTTCAAAAGATAGTTTGGAAAAATGGAATGATTTTAAGAGTTCTAGAAAATTAGAAAGAATAACAGATAGTTTAGTGGAAAAGTGTAAAAATAAAAACTAG
- a CDS encoding toxin-antitoxin system YwqK family antitoxin encodes MRGIKIINLILIISLIFFSSSCSDNNIKEKISYYTNGDIREILYNKTDKMYGLKTQFYPNGNLNTISYFKNVKSTMFIGFYESGQILMKGNIENDLYEGLWVYYYGNGKLMNKGNFKKGIRVGIWYHYSKEGKLTIEDCKEGVED; translated from the coding sequence ATGAGGGGAATAAAAATTATTAATTTAATATTAATAATATCTTTAATATTTTTTTCTTCATCTTGTAGTGATAATAATATTAAAGAAAAAATCAGTTATTATACAAATGGAGACATAAGAGAAATTCTATATAATAAAACAGATAAAATGTATGGTTTAAAAACCCAATTTTACCCAAACGGGAACTTGAATACCATTTCTTACTTTAAAAATGTCAAGTCAACAATGTTTATTGGTTTTTATGAAAGTGGACAAATTTTAATGAAAGGGAATATAGAAAATGATTTATACGAAGGCTTGTGGGTTTATTATTACGGAAACGGAAAATTAATGAACAAGGGAAACTTTAAAAAAGGCATCAGAGTTGGAATCTGGTACCATTACTCTAAAGAAGGAAAGTTAACGATTGAAGATTGTAAAGAAGGTGTAGAAGATTGA
- a CDS encoding CPBP family intramembrane glutamic endopeptidase — protein MQENLTERKKTWNTIFIFLAIVTILSSLFHYAIVNLYPSRIYIGGLMWCPAIATIITLKLIKRPITSLNWNWGNWKYIRLSYFIPALYGLITYILIWVFGFGSLTNEEAITDWGKELGLIGIGTLNPTSIAIISITLLGTIEVIRAAATTLGEEIGWRGFFIYELRKVLSFTGVSIFSGIIWATWHWPLIVYYGENVILELTTFYVVIVSMSFIMTYYTFKSKSLWPAVIFHAVSNVYIQKILPELTIKNEGAEHWLGENGIMFAIVTCVFGIYFWKKAIKEKL, from the coding sequence ATGCAAGAAAATCTAACGGAACGAAAAAAAACTTGGAATACAATCTTTATTTTCCTCGCTATTGTTACAATTTTAAGCTCTTTATTTCATTATGCGATAGTTAATTTATATCCATCACGAATATATATTGGAGGACTAATGTGGTGTCCTGCAATAGCTACCATAATTACGCTAAAACTGATAAAACGCCCTATTACTTCACTAAATTGGAATTGGGGAAATTGGAAATATATTCGACTTTCTTATTTTATTCCTGCTTTATATGGCTTAATCACTTATATACTAATTTGGGTTTTTGGCTTTGGAAGTTTGACAAATGAAGAAGCAATTACAGATTGGGGAAAAGAACTTGGTTTGATTGGAATAGGAACTCTAAATCCAACATCGATTGCAATCATATCTATTACCTTATTAGGAACTATTGAAGTAATAAGAGCAGCAGCAACAACTTTAGGGGAAGAGATTGGGTGGCGAGGTTTTTTTATTTATGAATTAAGAAAAGTTCTTTCCTTTACAGGTGTTTCCATTTTTAGTGGAATTATTTGGGCAACTTGGCACTGGCCATTAATTGTATATTATGGCGAAAATGTAATCCTGGAATTGACGACATTTTATGTTGTTATAGTCTCAATGTCGTTCATTATGACTTATTACACTTTTAAATCTAAAAGCCTATGGCCAGCAGTAATTTTTCACGCAGTAAGTAATGTATATATTCAAAAAATATTACCCGAATTAACAATAAAAAATGAAGGAGCGGAACATTGGCTTGGCGAAAACGGAATTATGTTTGCTATCGTGACTTGTGTTTTTGGAATTTATTTTTGGAAAAAAGCAATTAAAGAAAAATTGTGA
- a CDS encoding tyrosine-type recombinase/integrase, with protein sequence MKKIILNTAKHRNKNVLAIRFKYDDEIKEHLKKLENVLWSQTLKCFYIELSLKNLRIIFSYLKNTNWTVDYSQLHSFIEKSKIEEKRNSHLIDEIPTEYQIELQKFEKWLFQKRLSENTVNTYVDVTATYIKYALLKKVDLFSTKIVEAFCYDYIYKPSKSISYQNQFISGIKKFFEYKGYAYDQIHIERPKKEKKLPIILSTDEIKSIFNTITNLKHKALLSLLYSAGLRIGEAINLEITDIDSKRMLIHIKQAKGKKDRYTLLSSAFVKILREYYIAYKPKKYLFEGQKGGKYSNTSAQKVLKNALFRADIRKKATLHSLRHSFATHLLEKGTDIRYIQELLGHSSPKTTMIYTHVTETSLKKIKNPFDDLF encoded by the coding sequence ATGAAAAAAATAATTTTAAATACAGCTAAACACCGAAATAAAAATGTTTTGGCAATTCGTTTTAAGTATGATGATGAAATAAAAGAGCATCTCAAAAAACTTGAAAATGTTCTTTGGAGTCAGACTTTAAAATGTTTTTATATTGAACTTTCCTTAAAAAATTTAAGAATTATCTTTAGTTATTTAAAAAACACTAATTGGACTGTTGACTATTCTCAATTACACTCTTTTATTGAAAAAAGTAAAATAGAAGAGAAAAGAAATTCCCATTTAATCGATGAAATTCCAACTGAATATCAAATAGAACTTCAAAAATTTGAGAAATGGCTATTTCAAAAGCGTTTGAGTGAAAATACAGTAAATACTTACGTGGATGTAACTGCTACTTATATAAAGTATGCACTTCTTAAAAAAGTGGATTTATTTTCTACAAAGATTGTTGAAGCTTTTTGTTATGATTATATTTATAAGCCTAGTAAATCCATCTCTTATCAAAATCAATTTATTAGTGGTATAAAGAAATTTTTTGAATATAAAGGATATGCTTATGACCAAATCCATATTGAAAGACCCAAAAAAGAAAAAAAATTACCAATTATACTTAGTACTGATGAAATAAAATCAATTTTTAATACCATTACAAATCTAAAACACAAAGCTCTTCTAAGTTTATTATATTCTGCTGGTTTAAGAATTGGTGAGGCTATTAATTTAGAAATTACCGATATTGATAGCAAAAGGATGTTAATTCATATTAAACAAGCAAAAGGGAAAAAAGATAGATATACACTCCTGTCTTCTGCGTTCGTAAAAATCTTAAGAGAATATTACATTGCTTATAAACCTAAAAAATACCTATTTGAAGGGCAAAAAGGTGGGAAATACAGTAACACTAGTGCTCAAAAAGTATTAAAAAATGCGCTATTTAGAGCAGACATTAGAAAAAAAGCCACATTACATTCTTTGAGACATAGTTTTGCCACTCATTTATTAGAAAAAGGAACAGATATCAGATATATACAAGAACTTTTAGGTCATAGCAGCCCTAAAACAACTATGATTTATACACACGTTACAGAGACAAGTCTAAAAAAAATTAAAAATCCGTTTGATGATCTATTTTAA
- the mgtE gene encoding magnesium transporter codes for MVFELNDAFIDHLSELIVSNNDKEITAIFSDVHFADIAEVLDELNFEEAIYIIKLLDSEKTSEILTELDEDIREKILENFSAQEIADEVGEMDSDDAADIIGELSEERQKRVINALDDDELAADIRELLSYDENTAGALMAKELVKVYETWTVAGCMRRIRGQAKEVTRVHSIYVVDKEDKLVGRLSLKDLIIAKSDQKIADISKSTVDAVNVHENDEEVAKIMAKYDLEAIPVVDDKNVLLGRITIDDIVDVLKEEAEKDYQMAAGLTQDVDSDDSILELTKARLPWLFLGLLGGVGAFLIMGLFENTFAENAVLFFFTPLIAAMAGNVGVQSSAIIVQGLANDDVKGSINSRLLKEMLLAALNGFVLALFLFFFVWAYEGKINTALAISTSLVVVIIVAGLIGTFVPLFLNKRGIDPAIATGPFITTSNDIFGILIYFMIAKLILGI; via the coding sequence ATGGTATTTGAACTTAACGATGCCTTTATAGACCACTTATCAGAATTAATTGTTTCGAATAACGATAAAGAAATAACAGCTATTTTTTCTGATGTTCACTTTGCAGATATTGCAGAGGTTTTAGACGAATTAAATTTCGAAGAAGCTATCTACATCATTAAACTTTTAGATAGTGAAAAAACTTCTGAAATTTTAACCGAGCTAGATGAAGATATTCGTGAAAAAATCCTAGAAAATTTTTCAGCACAAGAAATAGCAGACGAAGTGGGCGAAATGGATTCTGATGATGCCGCAGATATTATTGGCGAACTTTCTGAAGAGAGACAAAAACGCGTTATTAATGCACTTGATGATGATGAATTAGCAGCAGATATTAGAGAGTTATTGTCTTATGATGAGAATACTGCCGGAGCTCTAATGGCAAAAGAACTTGTAAAGGTTTATGAAACTTGGACCGTTGCTGGTTGTATGCGCAGAATTAGAGGGCAAGCAAAAGAAGTAACCAGAGTGCACTCTATTTATGTGGTAGATAAAGAAGACAAACTAGTAGGGCGTTTGTCTTTAAAAGACTTAATTATTGCCAAATCAGATCAAAAAATTGCCGATATTTCTAAATCTACCGTAGATGCTGTAAATGTGCACGAAAATGATGAAGAAGTTGCTAAAATCATGGCAAAATACGATTTAGAAGCCATTCCTGTAGTCGATGATAAAAATGTGCTTTTGGGTAGAATTACCATTGATGATATTGTAGATGTTTTAAAAGAAGAAGCCGAAAAAGATTACCAAATGGCGGCGGGTTTAACACAAGATGTAGATTCTGACGATAGTATTTTAGAGCTTACAAAAGCACGTTTGCCTTGGTTATTTTTAGGTTTACTAGGGGGTGTTGGCGCTTTTTTAATCATGGGCCTTTTTGAAAACACGTTTGCAGAAAATGCCGTTTTATTCTTTTTTACTCCGCTAATTGCTGCCATGGCAGGGAATGTAGGTGTGCAATCATCCGCAATTATTGTGCAAGGTTTAGCGAATGATGACGTAAAAGGAAGCATTAATAGCAGATTGTTAAAAGAAATGCTTTTAGCAGCCTTAAACGGTTTTGTTTTAGCGTTATTTCTTTTCTTTTTTGTGTGGGCGTATGAAGGTAAAATCAATACAGCCTTGGCAATTTCTACATCTTTAGTTGTCGTGATTATTGTGGCAGGATTAATTGGTACGTTTGTTCCTTTATTTTTGAATAAAAGAGGCATCGATCCAGCCATTGCAACAGGCCCTTTTATCACGACCAGTAATGATATTTTTGGAATTTTAATTTATTTTATGATTGCAAAATTAATTTTAGGAATCTAG
- the rsmA gene encoding 16S rRNA (adenine(1518)-N(6)/adenine(1519)-N(6))-dimethyltransferase RsmA, with protein MSVKAKKHLGQHFLKDESIAKDIADALTEKGYDHVLEIGPGMGVLTKYLLQKKPKITVMELDRESVAYLKDVFPIEHLNLNTSKEKFEIIEGDFLKKEIQEIFHKKQVAIIGNFPYNISTQIVFKAIENREFVPEFAGMFQKEVAKRIAEKEGSKVYGILSVLTQAFFDVEYLFTVPPTVFDPPPKVDSGVIRFIRKKDYSLPVDEKIFFRVVKTAFNQRRKMLRSSLKSFNLSETLKEEPIFAKRPEQLSVQEFIVLTQKLVSNGI; from the coding sequence GTGTCTGTAAAAGCAAAAAAACATTTAGGTCAGCATTTTTTAAAGGATGAAAGCATTGCAAAAGATATTGCCGATGCTTTAACAGAAAAAGGTTACGATCATGTCTTGGAAATTGGTCCAGGAATGGGTGTGTTAACCAAATACTTATTGCAAAAAAAGCCAAAAATTACGGTCATGGAATTAGACCGAGAATCTGTTGCTTATTTAAAAGATGTTTTTCCTATTGAGCACTTAAACTTAAACACCTCCAAAGAAAAATTTGAAATCATAGAGGGCGATTTTTTAAAGAAAGAAATTCAAGAAATTTTCCATAAAAAGCAAGTAGCCATCATTGGTAATTTTCCCTACAATATCTCCACTCAAATTGTCTTTAAAGCCATAGAAAACAGAGAATTTGTGCCCGAATTTGCAGGCATGTTTCAAAAAGAAGTAGCCAAAAGAATTGCCGAAAAAGAAGGCTCTAAAGTATACGGAATTTTATCAGTTTTAACACAAGCTTTTTTTGATGTTGAGTATTTATTTACAGTGCCACCCACTGTTTTTGATCCGCCACCAAAAGTAGATTCTGGTGTTATACGATTCATCAGAAAAAAAGACTATTCATTGCCCGTAGATGAAAAAATATTTTTTAGAGTTGTAAAAACAGCCTTTAATCAACGCAGAAAAATGTTGCGTTCTAGCTTAAAGTCTTTCAATCTTTCGGAAACTCTCAAAGAAGAACCTATCTTTGCGAAAAGACCTGAGCAATTGTCTGTTCAGGAATTTATTGTACTCACCCAAAAATTAGTATCCAATGGTATTTGA
- a CDS encoding DUF4286 family protein, which produces MYIYNVTINIDETVHEEWLTWMELHIPDVLNTGKFLSAKLTEVLVDEEMGGKTYSVQYTARSKEYLQAYYKEDADKLQIESLKKFGDKMLAFRTELKLIKEFYPTKLGN; this is translated from the coding sequence ATGTACATATACAACGTAACCATAAATATTGATGAAACTGTTCATGAAGAATGGTTAACCTGGATGGAACTACATATTCCGGATGTTTTAAATACTGGCAAATTTTTATCGGCAAAACTTACCGAGGTTTTGGTTGATGAAGAAATGGGCGGAAAAACCTATTCTGTGCAATATACAGCACGCTCTAAAGAATACTTACAGGCCTATTATAAAGAGGATGCAGATAAATTGCAAATAGAAAGTCTTAAAAAATTTGGTGATAAAATGTTGGCTTTTAGAACAGAATTAAAGTTAATTAAAGAGTTTTATCCTACAAAATTGGGGAATTAA
- a CDS encoding tetratricopeptide repeat protein — protein sequence MKKLLILIFLIFCNFSFSQEAEQNTFFLAETYYRQGSYEKATQIYKKLYDKSPFNTSYLNRLISCYQETENYKIAEVLLKTKLQKDPSQTYLNVFLGYNYERQQLKEAATIYYEKAINSIDINDSYASIIARLFKGYNLLDNAILAYQKGMNNNKNANYNFQIAQIYGEKGDFKQMFEAYINLVDKNTSYLNLIQRYASIYITEDAQNETNILFRKTLLRKAASNPKNEWNILLSWLFAQQKEYEKAFTQEKALYQRNPTDLSEIFSLGTIAFENKAYESAQQCFSFVNENSILNEEKIDANVYLIKIAVASKNPETENLFQSLFMQFGKNAQTIELLVEYADFLTFTKNEPAQATAVLEQALGFSKTKFDKARIKLKLGDVLVFRGNFNKALIYFSQIQTQLKNHELAQQARFKVAQTSYFKGDFTWAKAQLKVLKGSTTQLIANDAVALFLKITDNEPVDSIPSGLKQLARAELLAYQNKNEDALQEISNLFSSKDILINGLVPGEVIYDDVLFLEAELYIKLKRYEEAIVSLEKIIAADNQGILTDDVNFLMAETYHYHLNNIEKAQEYYQKIIFEHPSSIYLVEARKKYRKLRGDNL from the coding sequence ATGAAAAAACTCCTCATCCTTATTTTTCTAATTTTCTGTAACTTTTCTTTTAGTCAAGAAGCAGAACAGAATACTTTTTTCTTAGCAGAAACCTATTACAGACAAGGATCATATGAAAAAGCTACTCAAATTTATAAGAAGCTCTATGACAAAAGTCCTTTTAATACTTCTTATTTAAATCGGTTAATTAGCTGCTATCAAGAAACAGAAAACTATAAAATTGCGGAAGTTTTACTAAAAACAAAGCTTCAAAAAGATCCTTCCCAAACGTATTTAAATGTTTTTTTAGGATACAATTATGAGCGACAACAATTAAAAGAAGCAGCAACGATTTACTATGAAAAAGCCATCAATTCTATAGATATAAATGATTCTTATGCCAGTATTATTGCGCGTCTTTTTAAAGGTTATAACTTGTTAGACAACGCCATTTTAGCGTATCAAAAAGGAATGAACAACAATAAAAACGCCAACTATAATTTTCAAATAGCACAGATTTATGGCGAAAAAGGAGACTTTAAACAAATGTTTGAAGCGTATATTAATTTAGTAGATAAGAATACAAGTTATCTGAACTTAATTCAAAGATATGCAAGTATATACATTACGGAGGATGCCCAAAATGAAACCAATATTTTATTTAGAAAAACGCTTTTAAGAAAAGCTGCAAGCAACCCTAAAAACGAATGGAATATTTTATTAAGTTGGTTATTTGCGCAACAAAAAGAATATGAAAAAGCTTTTACGCAAGAAAAAGCTTTGTACCAAAGAAACCCTACAGATTTATCAGAAATTTTTAGTTTGGGTACAATAGCTTTTGAAAATAAAGCCTATGAATCTGCTCAACAGTGTTTTTCTTTTGTAAATGAAAACTCGATCTTAAATGAAGAAAAAATTGATGCGAATGTATACCTAATAAAAATTGCTGTAGCTTCTAAAAACCCTGAAACGGAAAACTTATTTCAATCTTTATTTATGCAATTTGGCAAAAATGCACAAACCATAGAACTCCTTGTAGAATATGCAGATTTTTTAACATTTACTAAAAATGAACCCGCACAGGCAACTGCTGTTTTAGAGCAAGCATTAGGGTTTTCAAAAACTAAATTTGACAAAGCGAGAATCAAACTAAAATTAGGAGATGTATTGGTTTTTAGAGGGAATTTTAACAAAGCCTTAATTTATTTTTCTCAAATTCAAACCCAATTAAAAAACCATGAATTGGCGCAGCAAGCGCGTTTTAAAGTAGCACAAACAAGTTATTTTAAAGGCGACTTTACGTGGGCAAAAGCACAACTAAAAGTACTAAAAGGCTCTACAACACAACTCATTGCCAATGATGCAGTAGCGCTATTTTTAAAAATTACAGACAATGAACCTGTAGACTCTATTCCGTCTGGATTAAAACAATTAGCAAGGGCAGAACTTTTGGCTTATCAGAATAAAAATGAGGATGCTTTGCAAGAAATTTCAAACCTTTTTTCATCCAAAGATATTTTAATAAATGGTTTGGTTCCGGGAGAAGTTATTTATGATGACGTACTTTTTTTAGAAGCAGAACTATACATCAAACTAAAAAGATATGAAGAAGCTATTGTAAGTTTAGAAAAAATTATAGCTGCAGATAACCAAGGTATTTTAACAGATGATGTAAATTTTTTGATGGCAGAAACTTATCATTATCATTTAAATAACATCGAAAAAGCGCAAGAATATTATCAAAAAATAATTTTTGAACATCCTTCTAGCATTTATTTGGTAGAAGCCAGAAAAAAATACAGAAAATTAAGAGGAGATAATTTGTAA